A single region of the Anguilla anguilla isolate fAngAng1 chromosome 17, fAngAng1.pri, whole genome shotgun sequence genome encodes:
- the LOC118216938 gene encoding hepatocyte growth factor-regulated tyrosine kinase substrate-like isoform X2: MGKGGGTFERLLDKATSQLLLETDWESILQICDLIRQGDTQAKYAIGAIKRKVNDKNPHVALYALEVLESVVKNCGQTVHDEVACKQTMEELKDLLKQTEPNVRNKILYLIQAWAHAFRNEPKYKVVQDTYQIMKVEGHVFPEFKESDAMFAAERAPDWVDAEECHRCRVQFGVMTRKHHCRACGQIFCGKCSSKYSTIPKFGIEKEVRVCEPCFELLNKKTEGKPTATGPAELPPEYLTSPLSQQSQMPPKRDESALQEEEELQLAIALSQSEAEEKERMRQKPSYSSYPKVEPTPATSSAPPVSTLYSAPVNSSAPSAEEDPELARYLNRTYWEKKQEEARKSPTPSAPAPAPGPVPLAEPLPVSQPADAHVPAQPVSVVEQQYQNGESEENHEQFLKALQNVVTTFLNRVKSNHMRGRSITNDSAVLSLFQSINNMHPQLLDLLNQLDEKRLYYEGLQDKLAQVRDARAALNALRDEHREKLRRAAEEAERQRQIQLAHKLEIMRQKKQEYLEVQRQLAIQRLQEQEKERQLRLEQQKHTVQMRAQMPVFSLPYTQMQSLPHNVAGGVVYQSAAPPSYPGAFSPSGSVEGSPMHTVYMAQPGQPGTGPYPPMPVSGADPNMANAYMYQTAGPTGPPAPPAQAVPTTSPAYSSYQPTPTQGYQNVVSQAQPIPPQAPPTNGMGYMSYQPYNMQNMMPSLPGQDPNMATQQPYLPGQQPMYQQMVPPGGHQQHAQHQQPQQPPGQGGVAQLISFD, from the exons ataAGGCCACCAGTCAGCTTCTACTGGAGACAGACTGGGAATCCATCCTGCAGATCTGTGACCTCATTCGCCAAGGAGACACCCA AGCGAAGTACGCCATCGGTGCCATAAAGAGGAAGGTGAACGACAAGAACCCACACGTGGCTCTGTACGCCCTGGAG GTCCTGGAGTCCGTGGTGAAGAACTGCGGCCAGACTGTCCACGATGAGGTGGCCTGCAAGCAGACcatggaggagctgaaggaccTCCTCAAG CAGACGGAGCCGAACGTGAGGAATAAGATTCTGTACCTGATCCAGGCCTGGGCCCACGCCTTCCGCAACGAGCCCAAGTACAAGGTGGTGCAGGACACCTACCAAATCATGAAGGTGGAGG GTCATGTGTTTCCCGAGTTTAAAGAGAGCGATGCCATGTTTGCAGCGGAAAGG GCCCCTGATTGGGTGGATGCTGAGGAGTGTCATAGATGTCGAGTTCAGTTTGGGGTCATGACCCGAAAG CACCATTGTCGGGCGTGTGGTCAGATCTTCTGTGGAAAGTGTTCCTCCAAATACTCCACCATCCCTAAGTTTGGCATCGAGAAGGAGGTCCGCGTGTGTGAGCCCTGCTTTGAACTCCTCAACAA gaaaacAGAAGGGAAGCCGACAGCCACCGGGCCGGCGGAACTCCCTCCAGAGTATCTGACCAGCCCTCTTTCCCAGCAGTCTCAG atGCCCCCCAAGAGGGACGAATCGgcactgcaggaggaggaggagcttcaGCTGGCCATCGCCCTATCACAGAGCGAGgctgaggagaaggagagaatg AGGCAGAAGCCCTCGTACTCCTCGTACCCCAAGGTGGAGCCCACCCCGGCGACGTCCTCGGCCCCACCGGTCAGCACCCTCTACTCGGCCCCTGTG AACTCCTCTGCTCCCTCGGCTGAAGAGGACCCAGAG CTGGCACGGTACCTCAACAGGACGTACTGGGAAAAGAAGCAGGAAGAAGCTCGCAAGAGCCCCACCCCttctgcccccgcccccgcccccgggcccGTGCCATTGGCCGAGCCCCTGCCCGTCAGCCAGCCCGCGGACGCCCACGTGCCCGCTCAGCCAGTCAGCGTTGTGGAG cagcAGTACCAGAACGGCGAGTCGGAGGAGAACCACGAGCAGTTCCTGAAGGCGCTGCAGAACGTGGTCACCACCTTCCTGAACCGCGTGAAGAGCAACCACATGCGCGGTCGCAGCATCACCAACGACAGCGCCGTGCTCTCGCTCTTCCAGTCCATCAACAACATGCACCCGCAGCTGCTGGACCTGCTCAACCAGCTGGACGAGAAACGCT TGTACTACGAGGGGCTGCAGGACAAGCTGGCGCAGGTTCGAGACGCGCGGGCGGCGCTGAACGCCCTGCGGGACGAGCACCGCGAGAAGCTGCGGCGGGCGGCCGAGGAGGCGGAGCGGCAGAGGCAGATCCAGCTGGCCCACAAGCTGGAGATCATGAGGCAGAAGAAGCAG GAGTACCTGGAGGTGCAGAGGCAGCTGGCGATCCAGCggctgcaggagcaggagaaggagaggcaGCTGAGACTGGAGCAGCAGAAGCACACCGTTCAGATGAGAGCACAGATGCCGGTCTTCTCCCTGCCCTACACACAG ATGCAGTCTCTGCCCCATAACGTGGCCGGGGGGGTGGTGTACCAGTCGGCCGCCCCCCCCAGTTACCCCGGCGCCTTCAGCCCCTCTGGGTCCGTGGAGGGCTCGCCCATGCACACGGTCTACATGGCCCAGCCGGGGCAGCCTGGCACCGGGCCGTACCCGCCCATGCCCGTCTCGGGAGCAG ACCCGAACATGGCCAACGCCTACATGTACCAGACTGCTGGCCCCACgggcccgcccgcccccccggcccaggCTGTTCCCACCACGAGCCCCGCCTACTCCAGCTACCAGCCCACACCCACGCAGGGCTACCAG aaTGTCGTTTCCCAGGCTCAGCCCATTCCCcctcaggcccctcccaccaacGGTATGGGCTACATGAGCTACCAGCCCTACAACATGCAG AACATGATGCCATCGCTGCCTGGGCAGGACCCCAACAtggccacccagcagccctacTTGCCAGGACAGCAGCCCATGTATCAACAG AtggtgccccctggtggccaccaGCAGCATGCGCAGCATCAGCAGCCACAGCAACCCCCGGGGCAGGGCGGAGTTGCACAGCTAATCTCCTTTGACTGA
- the LOC118216938 gene encoding hepatocyte growth factor-regulated tyrosine kinase substrate-like isoform X1 yields the protein MGKGGGTFERLLDKATSQLLLETDWESILQICDLIRQGDTQAKYAIGAIKRKVNDKNPHVALYALEVLESVVKNCGQTVHDEVACKQTMEELKDLLKKQTEPNVRNKILYLIQAWAHAFRNEPKYKVVQDTYQIMKVEGHVFPEFKESDAMFAAERAPDWVDAEECHRCRVQFGVMTRKHHCRACGQIFCGKCSSKYSTIPKFGIEKEVRVCEPCFELLNKKTEGKPTATGPAELPPEYLTSPLSQQSQMPPKRDESALQEEEELQLAIALSQSEAEEKERMRQKPSYSSYPKVEPTPATSSAPPVSTLYSAPVNSSAPSAEEDPELARYLNRTYWEKKQEEARKSPTPSAPAPAPGPVPLAEPLPVSQPADAHVPAQPVSVVEQQYQNGESEENHEQFLKALQNVVTTFLNRVKSNHMRGRSITNDSAVLSLFQSINNMHPQLLDLLNQLDEKRLYYEGLQDKLAQVRDARAALNALRDEHREKLRRAAEEAERQRQIQLAHKLEIMRQKKQEYLEVQRQLAIQRLQEQEKERQLRLEQQKHTVQMRAQMPVFSLPYTQMQSLPHNVAGGVVYQSAAPPSYPGAFSPSGSVEGSPMHTVYMAQPGQPGTGPYPPMPVSGADPNMANAYMYQTAGPTGPPAPPAQAVPTTSPAYSSYQPTPTQGYQNVVSQAQPIPPQAPPTNGMGYMSYQPYNMQNMMPSLPGQDPNMATQQPYLPGQQPMYQQMVPPGGHQQHAQHQQPQQPPGQGGVAQLISFD from the exons ataAGGCCACCAGTCAGCTTCTACTGGAGACAGACTGGGAATCCATCCTGCAGATCTGTGACCTCATTCGCCAAGGAGACACCCA AGCGAAGTACGCCATCGGTGCCATAAAGAGGAAGGTGAACGACAAGAACCCACACGTGGCTCTGTACGCCCTGGAG GTCCTGGAGTCCGTGGTGAAGAACTGCGGCCAGACTGTCCACGATGAGGTGGCCTGCAAGCAGACcatggaggagctgaaggaccTCCTCAAG AAGCAGACGGAGCCGAACGTGAGGAATAAGATTCTGTACCTGATCCAGGCCTGGGCCCACGCCTTCCGCAACGAGCCCAAGTACAAGGTGGTGCAGGACACCTACCAAATCATGAAGGTGGAGG GTCATGTGTTTCCCGAGTTTAAAGAGAGCGATGCCATGTTTGCAGCGGAAAGG GCCCCTGATTGGGTGGATGCTGAGGAGTGTCATAGATGTCGAGTTCAGTTTGGGGTCATGACCCGAAAG CACCATTGTCGGGCGTGTGGTCAGATCTTCTGTGGAAAGTGTTCCTCCAAATACTCCACCATCCCTAAGTTTGGCATCGAGAAGGAGGTCCGCGTGTGTGAGCCCTGCTTTGAACTCCTCAACAA gaaaacAGAAGGGAAGCCGACAGCCACCGGGCCGGCGGAACTCCCTCCAGAGTATCTGACCAGCCCTCTTTCCCAGCAGTCTCAG atGCCCCCCAAGAGGGACGAATCGgcactgcaggaggaggaggagcttcaGCTGGCCATCGCCCTATCACAGAGCGAGgctgaggagaaggagagaatg AGGCAGAAGCCCTCGTACTCCTCGTACCCCAAGGTGGAGCCCACCCCGGCGACGTCCTCGGCCCCACCGGTCAGCACCCTCTACTCGGCCCCTGTG AACTCCTCTGCTCCCTCGGCTGAAGAGGACCCAGAG CTGGCACGGTACCTCAACAGGACGTACTGGGAAAAGAAGCAGGAAGAAGCTCGCAAGAGCCCCACCCCttctgcccccgcccccgcccccgggcccGTGCCATTGGCCGAGCCCCTGCCCGTCAGCCAGCCCGCGGACGCCCACGTGCCCGCTCAGCCAGTCAGCGTTGTGGAG cagcAGTACCAGAACGGCGAGTCGGAGGAGAACCACGAGCAGTTCCTGAAGGCGCTGCAGAACGTGGTCACCACCTTCCTGAACCGCGTGAAGAGCAACCACATGCGCGGTCGCAGCATCACCAACGACAGCGCCGTGCTCTCGCTCTTCCAGTCCATCAACAACATGCACCCGCAGCTGCTGGACCTGCTCAACCAGCTGGACGAGAAACGCT TGTACTACGAGGGGCTGCAGGACAAGCTGGCGCAGGTTCGAGACGCGCGGGCGGCGCTGAACGCCCTGCGGGACGAGCACCGCGAGAAGCTGCGGCGGGCGGCCGAGGAGGCGGAGCGGCAGAGGCAGATCCAGCTGGCCCACAAGCTGGAGATCATGAGGCAGAAGAAGCAG GAGTACCTGGAGGTGCAGAGGCAGCTGGCGATCCAGCggctgcaggagcaggagaaggagaggcaGCTGAGACTGGAGCAGCAGAAGCACACCGTTCAGATGAGAGCACAGATGCCGGTCTTCTCCCTGCCCTACACACAG ATGCAGTCTCTGCCCCATAACGTGGCCGGGGGGGTGGTGTACCAGTCGGCCGCCCCCCCCAGTTACCCCGGCGCCTTCAGCCCCTCTGGGTCCGTGGAGGGCTCGCCCATGCACACGGTCTACATGGCCCAGCCGGGGCAGCCTGGCACCGGGCCGTACCCGCCCATGCCCGTCTCGGGAGCAG ACCCGAACATGGCCAACGCCTACATGTACCAGACTGCTGGCCCCACgggcccgcccgcccccccggcccaggCTGTTCCCACCACGAGCCCCGCCTACTCCAGCTACCAGCCCACACCCACGCAGGGCTACCAG aaTGTCGTTTCCCAGGCTCAGCCCATTCCCcctcaggcccctcccaccaacGGTATGGGCTACATGAGCTACCAGCCCTACAACATGCAG AACATGATGCCATCGCTGCCTGGGCAGGACCCCAACAtggccacccagcagccctacTTGCCAGGACAGCAGCCCATGTATCAACAG AtggtgccccctggtggccaccaGCAGCATGCGCAGCATCAGCAGCCACAGCAACCCCCGGGGCAGGGCGGAGTTGCACAGCTAATCTCCTTTGACTGA
- the LOC118216938 gene encoding hepatocyte growth factor-regulated tyrosine kinase substrate-like isoform X4, whose translation MGKGGGTFERLLDKATSQLLLETDWESILQICDLIRQGDTQAKYAIGAIKRKVNDKNPHVALYALEVLESVVKNCGQTVHDEVACKQTMEELKDLLKTEPNVRNKILYLIQAWAHAFRNEPKYKVVQDTYQIMKVEGHVFPEFKESDAMFAAERAPDWVDAEECHRCRVQFGVMTRKHHCRACGQIFCGKCSSKYSTIPKFGIEKEVRVCEPCFELLNKKTEGKPTATGPAELPPEYLTSPLSQQSQMPPKRDESALQEEEELQLAIALSQSEAEEKERMRQKPSYSSYPKVEPTPATSSAPPVSTLYSAPVNSSAPSAEEDPELARYLNRTYWEKKQEEARKSPTPSAPAPAPGPVPLAEPLPVSQPADAHVPAQPVSVVEQQYQNGESEENHEQFLKALQNVVTTFLNRVKSNHMRGRSITNDSAVLSLFQSINNMHPQLLDLLNQLDEKRLYYEGLQDKLAQVRDARAALNALRDEHREKLRRAAEEAERQRQIQLAHKLEIMRQKKQEYLEVQRQLAIQRLQEQEKERQLRLEQQKHTVQMRAQMPVFSLPYTQMQSLPHNVAGGVVYQSAAPPSYPGAFSPSGSVEGSPMHTVYMAQPGQPGTGPYPPMPVSGADPNMANAYMYQTAGPTGPPAPPAQAVPTTSPAYSSYQPTPTQGYQNVVSQAQPIPPQAPPTNGMGYMSYQPYNMQNMMPSLPGQDPNMATQQPYLPGQQPMYQQMVPPGGHQQHAQHQQPQQPPGQGGVAQLISFD comes from the exons ataAGGCCACCAGTCAGCTTCTACTGGAGACAGACTGGGAATCCATCCTGCAGATCTGTGACCTCATTCGCCAAGGAGACACCCA AGCGAAGTACGCCATCGGTGCCATAAAGAGGAAGGTGAACGACAAGAACCCACACGTGGCTCTGTACGCCCTGGAG GTCCTGGAGTCCGTGGTGAAGAACTGCGGCCAGACTGTCCACGATGAGGTGGCCTGCAAGCAGACcatggaggagctgaaggaccTCCTCAAG ACGGAGCCGAACGTGAGGAATAAGATTCTGTACCTGATCCAGGCCTGGGCCCACGCCTTCCGCAACGAGCCCAAGTACAAGGTGGTGCAGGACACCTACCAAATCATGAAGGTGGAGG GTCATGTGTTTCCCGAGTTTAAAGAGAGCGATGCCATGTTTGCAGCGGAAAGG GCCCCTGATTGGGTGGATGCTGAGGAGTGTCATAGATGTCGAGTTCAGTTTGGGGTCATGACCCGAAAG CACCATTGTCGGGCGTGTGGTCAGATCTTCTGTGGAAAGTGTTCCTCCAAATACTCCACCATCCCTAAGTTTGGCATCGAGAAGGAGGTCCGCGTGTGTGAGCCCTGCTTTGAACTCCTCAACAA gaaaacAGAAGGGAAGCCGACAGCCACCGGGCCGGCGGAACTCCCTCCAGAGTATCTGACCAGCCCTCTTTCCCAGCAGTCTCAG atGCCCCCCAAGAGGGACGAATCGgcactgcaggaggaggaggagcttcaGCTGGCCATCGCCCTATCACAGAGCGAGgctgaggagaaggagagaatg AGGCAGAAGCCCTCGTACTCCTCGTACCCCAAGGTGGAGCCCACCCCGGCGACGTCCTCGGCCCCACCGGTCAGCACCCTCTACTCGGCCCCTGTG AACTCCTCTGCTCCCTCGGCTGAAGAGGACCCAGAG CTGGCACGGTACCTCAACAGGACGTACTGGGAAAAGAAGCAGGAAGAAGCTCGCAAGAGCCCCACCCCttctgcccccgcccccgcccccgggcccGTGCCATTGGCCGAGCCCCTGCCCGTCAGCCAGCCCGCGGACGCCCACGTGCCCGCTCAGCCAGTCAGCGTTGTGGAG cagcAGTACCAGAACGGCGAGTCGGAGGAGAACCACGAGCAGTTCCTGAAGGCGCTGCAGAACGTGGTCACCACCTTCCTGAACCGCGTGAAGAGCAACCACATGCGCGGTCGCAGCATCACCAACGACAGCGCCGTGCTCTCGCTCTTCCAGTCCATCAACAACATGCACCCGCAGCTGCTGGACCTGCTCAACCAGCTGGACGAGAAACGCT TGTACTACGAGGGGCTGCAGGACAAGCTGGCGCAGGTTCGAGACGCGCGGGCGGCGCTGAACGCCCTGCGGGACGAGCACCGCGAGAAGCTGCGGCGGGCGGCCGAGGAGGCGGAGCGGCAGAGGCAGATCCAGCTGGCCCACAAGCTGGAGATCATGAGGCAGAAGAAGCAG GAGTACCTGGAGGTGCAGAGGCAGCTGGCGATCCAGCggctgcaggagcaggagaaggagaggcaGCTGAGACTGGAGCAGCAGAAGCACACCGTTCAGATGAGAGCACAGATGCCGGTCTTCTCCCTGCCCTACACACAG ATGCAGTCTCTGCCCCATAACGTGGCCGGGGGGGTGGTGTACCAGTCGGCCGCCCCCCCCAGTTACCCCGGCGCCTTCAGCCCCTCTGGGTCCGTGGAGGGCTCGCCCATGCACACGGTCTACATGGCCCAGCCGGGGCAGCCTGGCACCGGGCCGTACCCGCCCATGCCCGTCTCGGGAGCAG ACCCGAACATGGCCAACGCCTACATGTACCAGACTGCTGGCCCCACgggcccgcccgcccccccggcccaggCTGTTCCCACCACGAGCCCCGCCTACTCCAGCTACCAGCCCACACCCACGCAGGGCTACCAG aaTGTCGTTTCCCAGGCTCAGCCCATTCCCcctcaggcccctcccaccaacGGTATGGGCTACATGAGCTACCAGCCCTACAACATGCAG AACATGATGCCATCGCTGCCTGGGCAGGACCCCAACAtggccacccagcagccctacTTGCCAGGACAGCAGCCCATGTATCAACAG AtggtgccccctggtggccaccaGCAGCATGCGCAGCATCAGCAGCCACAGCAACCCCCGGGGCAGGGCGGAGTTGCACAGCTAATCTCCTTTGACTGA
- the LOC118216938 gene encoding hepatocyte growth factor-regulated tyrosine kinase substrate-like isoform X3 — protein MGKGGGTFERLLDKATSQLLLETDWESILQICDLIRQGDTQAKYAIGAIKRKVNDKNPHVALYALEVLESVVKNCGQTVHDEVACKQTMEELKDLLKKQTEPNVRNKILYLIQAWAHAFRNEPKYKVVQDTYQIMKVEGHVFPEFKESDAMFAAERAPDWVDAEECHRCRVQFGVMTRKHHCRACGQIFCGKCSSKYSTIPKFGIEKEVRVCEPCFELLNKKTEGKPTATGPAELPPEYLTSPLSQQSQMPPKRDESALQEEEELQLAIALSQSEAEEKERMRQKPSYSSYPKVEPTPATSSAPPVSTLYSAPVNSSAPSAEEDPELARYLNRTYWEKKQEEARKSPTPSAPAPAPGPVPLAEPLPVSQPADAHVPAQPVSVVEQYQNGESEENHEQFLKALQNVVTTFLNRVKSNHMRGRSITNDSAVLSLFQSINNMHPQLLDLLNQLDEKRLYYEGLQDKLAQVRDARAALNALRDEHREKLRRAAEEAERQRQIQLAHKLEIMRQKKQEYLEVQRQLAIQRLQEQEKERQLRLEQQKHTVQMRAQMPVFSLPYTQMQSLPHNVAGGVVYQSAAPPSYPGAFSPSGSVEGSPMHTVYMAQPGQPGTGPYPPMPVSGADPNMANAYMYQTAGPTGPPAPPAQAVPTTSPAYSSYQPTPTQGYQNVVSQAQPIPPQAPPTNGMGYMSYQPYNMQNMMPSLPGQDPNMATQQPYLPGQQPMYQQMVPPGGHQQHAQHQQPQQPPGQGGVAQLISFD, from the exons ataAGGCCACCAGTCAGCTTCTACTGGAGACAGACTGGGAATCCATCCTGCAGATCTGTGACCTCATTCGCCAAGGAGACACCCA AGCGAAGTACGCCATCGGTGCCATAAAGAGGAAGGTGAACGACAAGAACCCACACGTGGCTCTGTACGCCCTGGAG GTCCTGGAGTCCGTGGTGAAGAACTGCGGCCAGACTGTCCACGATGAGGTGGCCTGCAAGCAGACcatggaggagctgaaggaccTCCTCAAG AAGCAGACGGAGCCGAACGTGAGGAATAAGATTCTGTACCTGATCCAGGCCTGGGCCCACGCCTTCCGCAACGAGCCCAAGTACAAGGTGGTGCAGGACACCTACCAAATCATGAAGGTGGAGG GTCATGTGTTTCCCGAGTTTAAAGAGAGCGATGCCATGTTTGCAGCGGAAAGG GCCCCTGATTGGGTGGATGCTGAGGAGTGTCATAGATGTCGAGTTCAGTTTGGGGTCATGACCCGAAAG CACCATTGTCGGGCGTGTGGTCAGATCTTCTGTGGAAAGTGTTCCTCCAAATACTCCACCATCCCTAAGTTTGGCATCGAGAAGGAGGTCCGCGTGTGTGAGCCCTGCTTTGAACTCCTCAACAA gaaaacAGAAGGGAAGCCGACAGCCACCGGGCCGGCGGAACTCCCTCCAGAGTATCTGACCAGCCCTCTTTCCCAGCAGTCTCAG atGCCCCCCAAGAGGGACGAATCGgcactgcaggaggaggaggagcttcaGCTGGCCATCGCCCTATCACAGAGCGAGgctgaggagaaggagagaatg AGGCAGAAGCCCTCGTACTCCTCGTACCCCAAGGTGGAGCCCACCCCGGCGACGTCCTCGGCCCCACCGGTCAGCACCCTCTACTCGGCCCCTGTG AACTCCTCTGCTCCCTCGGCTGAAGAGGACCCAGAG CTGGCACGGTACCTCAACAGGACGTACTGGGAAAAGAAGCAGGAAGAAGCTCGCAAGAGCCCCACCCCttctgcccccgcccccgcccccgggcccGTGCCATTGGCCGAGCCCCTGCCCGTCAGCCAGCCCGCGGACGCCCACGTGCCCGCTCAGCCAGTCAGCGTTGTGGAG cAGTACCAGAACGGCGAGTCGGAGGAGAACCACGAGCAGTTCCTGAAGGCGCTGCAGAACGTGGTCACCACCTTCCTGAACCGCGTGAAGAGCAACCACATGCGCGGTCGCAGCATCACCAACGACAGCGCCGTGCTCTCGCTCTTCCAGTCCATCAACAACATGCACCCGCAGCTGCTGGACCTGCTCAACCAGCTGGACGAGAAACGCT TGTACTACGAGGGGCTGCAGGACAAGCTGGCGCAGGTTCGAGACGCGCGGGCGGCGCTGAACGCCCTGCGGGACGAGCACCGCGAGAAGCTGCGGCGGGCGGCCGAGGAGGCGGAGCGGCAGAGGCAGATCCAGCTGGCCCACAAGCTGGAGATCATGAGGCAGAAGAAGCAG GAGTACCTGGAGGTGCAGAGGCAGCTGGCGATCCAGCggctgcaggagcaggagaaggagaggcaGCTGAGACTGGAGCAGCAGAAGCACACCGTTCAGATGAGAGCACAGATGCCGGTCTTCTCCCTGCCCTACACACAG ATGCAGTCTCTGCCCCATAACGTGGCCGGGGGGGTGGTGTACCAGTCGGCCGCCCCCCCCAGTTACCCCGGCGCCTTCAGCCCCTCTGGGTCCGTGGAGGGCTCGCCCATGCACACGGTCTACATGGCCCAGCCGGGGCAGCCTGGCACCGGGCCGTACCCGCCCATGCCCGTCTCGGGAGCAG ACCCGAACATGGCCAACGCCTACATGTACCAGACTGCTGGCCCCACgggcccgcccgcccccccggcccaggCTGTTCCCACCACGAGCCCCGCCTACTCCAGCTACCAGCCCACACCCACGCAGGGCTACCAG aaTGTCGTTTCCCAGGCTCAGCCCATTCCCcctcaggcccctcccaccaacGGTATGGGCTACATGAGCTACCAGCCCTACAACATGCAG AACATGATGCCATCGCTGCCTGGGCAGGACCCCAACAtggccacccagcagccctacTTGCCAGGACAGCAGCCCATGTATCAACAG AtggtgccccctggtggccaccaGCAGCATGCGCAGCATCAGCAGCCACAGCAACCCCCGGGGCAGGGCGGAGTTGCACAGCTAATCTCCTTTGACTGA
- the zgc:103625 gene encoding methyltransferase-like 26 B, whose amino-acid sequence MLLSPLAERNQDGLLSVLREQLGKKSHGELFALELGSGTGQHVVHFAQDLPFVTWQPSDITEEFRDSIRSYIVATKVKTVLEPVHLDGGEPWEKWAGLPKSSCDIILSINMLQYCSFGTIEGVFKGSGQILRKDGFLMTYGPYAINGIVVPSSNEELDRSLREKNPEWGLPDVDVLRQLAFSNGMRLERMIEMPESNKCLIFRKI is encoded by the exons ATGCTGCTCTCTCCATTGGCGGAAAGAAACCAGGACGGGTTGCTGTCAGTACTGCGCGAACAGCTGGGGAAGAAGTCGCACGGCGAGCTGTTCGCGCTCGAGCTGGGCTCCGGCACCGGGCAGCATGTGGTACACTTCGCCCAGGACCTGCCTTTCGTCACGTGGCAACCGTCGGACATCACCGAGGAGTTCAGGGACAG TATTCGCTCCTACATCGTGGCGACCAAGGTGAAGACCGTACTGGAGCCGGTGCACCTGGACGGGGGCGAGCCCTGGGAGAAATGGGCGGGGCTCCCCAAGAGCTCATGTGACATCATCCTGTCGATCAACATGCTCCAATACTGTTCTTTCGGCACTATCGAG GGTGTGTTTAAAGGATCTGGGCAGATTCTGAGGAAGGACGGCTTCTTGATGACATATGGG cctTACGCAATAAACGGCATCGTCGTCCCCAGCAGCAACGAGGAACTGGACCGGAGCCTACGTGAGAA GAACCCAGAGTGGGGTCTTCCAGACGTGGACGTCCTGAGGCAGCTGGCGTTCAGCAACGGGATGCGCCTGGAGAGGATG ATCGAGATGCCGGAGAGCAATAAATGCCTCATCTTCCGGAAAATCTGA